The Bos indicus isolate NIAB-ARS_2022 breed Sahiwal x Tharparkar chromosome X, NIAB-ARS_B.indTharparkar_mat_pri_1.0, whole genome shotgun sequence genome has a window encoding:
- the MAGEB1 gene encoding melanoma-associated antigen B1, with the protein MPRGQKSKRRAREKRRQARMETKDLGNAQAAATPTPTSGSTPPGSPPAGAGQKPQGAAATSSLVAGASRPRSKARGRRQVKERKNSSQASTSAMIAPLGLLAKKAGMLIHFMLQKFKLKQPIKKIDMLKIVHKAFKAQFPEILKKATDRIELVFGLELKEIKPNGYSYTLVSKERLAKDGVLGSTLEVLKNGLLMPLLGVIFLNGNCASEAEVWDFLNALGIYDGKMHIIFGEPRKFITEELVQEKYLVYRQIPDSDPLSYEFLWGPRAHAETSKMKVLEFVAKINSTVPSAFPFHYEEALREEEERAKAKSASKARGAAKATAHSTVPLSDPSSPQ; encoded by the coding sequence ATGCCTCGGGGGCAGAAGAGCAAGCGCCGTGCACGTGAGAAACGCCGCCAGGCACGCATGGAGACCAAGGATCTCGGGAATGCTCAGGctgctgccacccccacccctacttcTGGGAGTACGCCCCCAGGCTCCCCCCCTGCCGGTGCGGGCCAGAAGCCTCAGGGAGCTGCAGCCACTAGCTCTCTTGTTGCAGGGGCTTCACGCCCAAGATCTAAAGCACGTGGCAGGCGCCAAGTTAAGGAACGTAAAAATTCTTCCCAGGCCTCAACCTCTGCCATGATTGCTCCTCTAGGTCTTCTGGCCAAGAAGGCAGGAATGTTGATTCACTTCATGCTACAGAAGTTTAAGCTGAAACAGCCCATTAAGAAGATAGATATGCTGAAGATTGTCCACAAAGCGTTCAAGGCACAGTTCCCTGAAATCCTCAAGAAAGCCACTGATCGCATAGAGCTGGTGTTTGGCCTTGAATTGAAGGAAATCAAGCCGAATGGTTACTCCTATACCCTTGTCAGCAAGGAGCGCCTCGCCAAAGATGGGGTGCTGGGCAGTACCTTGGAGGTGCTGAAGAATGGGCTTCTGATGCCTCTGCTGGGTGTGATCTTCCTGAATGGCAATTGTGCCTCTGAGGCAGAGGTCTGGGACTTCCTGAATGCTCTGGGCATCTATGATGGAAAGATGCACATAATCTTTGGGGAGCCCAGGAAGTTCATCACTGAAGAGTTGGTGCAGGAGAAGTACCTGGTGTATCGTCAGATTCCTGACAGTGATCCCCTGAGCTATGAGTTCCTGTGGGGCCCAAGAGCCCATGCTGAAACCAGCAAGATGAAGGTGCTGGAGTTTGTGGCCAAGATCAATAGTACCGTCCCCAGTGCTTTCCCGTTCCATTATGAGGAGGCTttgagagaagaggaagagagagccaAAGCCAAATCTGCAAGCAAGGCTCGTGGTGCTGCCAAGGCCACTGCCCACTCCACGGTCCCACTCAGCGATCCATCTAGCCCCCAATGA